The following are encoded in a window of Arctopsyche grandis isolate Sample6627 chromosome 4, ASM5162203v2, whole genome shotgun sequence genomic DNA:
- the LOC143910373 gene encoding uncharacterized protein LOC143910373, whose translation MAACKQISCHREVAADMSNHHSCILQRDSPPSVEFSDEKLDSLSGSCTSMPVTPNSPLDMDDCDIPSKHESDVLYFHTKIENQTIIMRDDDADVKNVHNEIDECAASILSTTDVNISVPSSISLSKIEILSNNITNNSDNSLKCDVDVSKCNQNNDILFSSNENVKNLEAKSKIVPESSIKLEEKKSDSKNSRLESNVPKLISTLTLTDDHPLMVLSSPDSPHSTGNYPDLILPSCKNRDDNRTETRPSPYENNHLLSSECTGMMSLSSTEDESFNRSLANGDMNSLHSESFTNPYEPQRNTSKNNLYFSENFTTSDGCKGVEEFFANENANRCNATEGTRVNLERNSNIQPDILDSGRNKGSRHTSNVNNLNPPDLTVERKKIKPDVRAPKSNNTVTKPASGTYKILGREINPSKEQKLSSTVIVTDKKVCDIVESPTQTKNNHELSIDMPSDLSATDDIPSPDSSSTSRAENERSLYLAEVDPVGGCVTLKPRTSAPVTLPTRKRIKPLPNETDTESTVQSDATLFVSCQNKISGSTSSLDSLSDCSLHSDGAGQDQFIATASNTSTPRAQTNTFMKQISVFKASDADDCSDTETETDGPLRNKLLNNDEDNATPEKIPEYSLSEERQDTRRWLKVTLPSGEKRTIDMKVIEPYKRVLSHGGYALSGRRDAIVVFSACYLPDSSRVDYNYVMDNLFLYVLTTLEQLVTDDYILVYLHGSASKRSMPTFHWLKKCYQLIDRRLRKSLKHLYLVHPTFWLKSIMWMTRPFISSKFSRKLSYVHTLEELEGLVPVEYASIPEKVRRYDSTRTSSI comes from the exons ATGGCCGCCTGCAAACAAATCAGCTGTCATCGAGAGGTCGCTGCAGACATGAG TAATCATCACTCATGCATTTTACAACGAGATAGTCCACCGAGTGTTGAGTTTTCCGATGAGAAGCTAGATTCACTCTCTGGATCATGTACTTCAATGCCAGTCACTCCGAATTCGCCTTTGGATATGGATGATTGTGATATTCCATCAAAGCATGAAAGTGATGTGCTATATTTCCATaccaaaattgaaaatcaaactATTATAATGCGTGACGATGACGCTGATGTAAAAAATGTGCATAATGAAATAGATGAATGCGCTGCAAGTATCCTATCTACAACAGATGTAAACATTTCAGTACCTTCTTCTATATCCCTTagcaaaattgaaatattaagcAATAACATAACAAATAATTCAGACAATAGTTTAAAATGTGATGTTGATGTATCAAAATGCAATCAAAACAACGATATTTTATTTAGCTctaatgaaaatgtaaaaaatttggAGGCGAAATCGAAAATTGTTCCAGAATCGTCTATAAAGCTAGAGGAGAAAAAGTCTGATAGTAAAAATTCCAGATTAGAATCAAATGTACCTAAATTAATTTCTACCCTCACGTTGACTGACGATCATCCGTTGATGGTGTTGTCGAGTCCTGACAGTCCACATTCAACTGGTAACTATCCTGATCTCATACTTCCGTCCTGCAAGAATAGAGATGACAATCGAACCGAAACTCGCCCGAGCCCTTACGAGAATAATCATTTGCTCAGCTCGGAGTGTACGGGTATGATGAGTCTTTCGAGCACCGAAGACGAAAGTTTTAACCGTAGTTTAGCCAACGGCGATATGAACAGCCTACATTCTGAAAGTTTTACAAATCCTTATGAGCCCCAAAGAAACACGTCAAagaataatttgtatttttcggAAAACTTCACAACTTCAGATGGGTGTAAAGGTGTCGAAGAGTTTTTCGCAAATGAAAATGCCAATCGGTGTAACGCCACTGAAGGAACCAGAGTCAATCTTGAGAGAAATTCTAATATTCAGCCTGATATTTTAGATTCAGGTCGCAATAAAGGTAGTAGGCATACTTCAAATGTTAACAATCTCAATCCTCCAGACTTAACAGTTGAAAGGAAAAAGATTAAACCTGATGTGAGAGCGCCTAAATCTAATAATACTGTAACTAAGCCAGCTAGTGGTACTTATAAAATACTTGGCAGAGAAATTAATCCATCGAAAGAACAGAAATTGTCTTCAACTGTTATTGTTACCGATAAAAAG gtGTGTGATATTGTGGAATCTCCAACCCAAACTAAAAATAATCATGAACTTTCAATAGATATGCCTTCAGATTTGTCAGCAACAGAT GACATTCCGTCCCCTGATAGTTCTTCAACATCTCGTGCTGAAAACGAACGTTCTTTATACTTAGCGGAAGTAGATCCTGTAGGCGGCTGTGTTACACTTAAACCGAGAACATCAGCACCGGTTACTCTTCCCACAAGGAAACGCATAAAACCATTACCT AACGAAACTGATACCGAGTCGACTGTCCAGTCTGACGCTACACTATTTGTATCTtgccaaaataaaatatcaggAAGTACTAGTAGTCTTGATAGTTTGTCGGATTGTAGTCTACATTCTGACGGCGCTGGCCAAGATCAATTTATTGCAACTGCTTCTAATACGTCCACTCCTCGAGCGCAAACGAACACTTTTATGAAACAAATCAGCGTTTTCAAAGCCAGCGATGCAGACGATTGCAGCGATACGGAAACGGAAACTGATGGTCCACTGAG aaataagCTGCTGAATAACGACGAAGATAATGCCACTCCTGAAAAGATACCTGAATATTCATTGAGTGAAGAAAGACAAGACACTAGGCGTTGGCTTAAAGTTACTCTGCCATCAGGTGAAAAGCGCACTATAGATATGAAA GTAATAGAACCATATAAACGCGTTTTATCCCATGGTGGTTATGCATTGTCTGGACGTCGGGATGCTATAGTAGTCTTCAGTGCTTGTTATTTACCAGACAGCTCACGTGTTGACTACAACTATGTTATGGATAATCTCTttct TTATGTATTGACAACATTAGAACAACTTGTGACTGAtgattatatactcgtatatttgCATGGTAGTGCTTCAAAACGTAGCATGCCTACATTCCACTGGCTCAAAAAATGTTATCAACTCATCGATAGAag ATTAAGAAAGAGCTTAAAACATTTGTATCTTGTGCATCCTACATTTTGGCTTAAATCGATTATGTGGATGACGAGACCGTTTATTAG TTCGAAGTTTTCGAGAAAATTGAGTTATGTTCATACCCTTGAAGAATTGGAAGGCTTAGTACCCGTAGAATATGCGTCAATACCAGAAAAAGTTCGAAGATACGATTCAACGAGAACCTCATCAATATGA
- the LOC143910875 gene encoding adipocyte plasma membrane-associated protein Hemomucin-like yields the protein MGVMGRFLRYAALRLFELTVAFLLVVYMPGLPPEGSFTATSIKSPKPLEGPYTLNNYLNNADHLYEDKVQGPECFAEWNGELYASIHGGEVIKLLPNGEVKHVAKIGQPCDGYWQEPKCGRPLGIEFDKSGVLYVSDAYYGIWKIDIINGQKQLLISPDVEIEGKKPRIFNSLALAMNGDLYWTDSSSDVSLQDGVFGMLLDGSGRLFHYDAAKNKSKVLLDGLWFANGVALSPNEDFVIVSETARSQIRRYYLKGEKKGTDDIFIDELPGVPDNLKACPKTILVPLVAPRDDMHPVIFQSIAPHPMLRKFLARIIALIELPFKAAQNVMPHYIFERVIHWIGHFECVQALVPKRTTILKLDWSGKVLETWHNIDGTLSGISEAYVFNNQLYLGSPYNKYVGRVPVPGVNIENVRMEMPKAKPATKPITQKPTEAPTTQPPKTTQLPKTTQAPKTTQAPKTTQTPKTTQPPTPKPAEATPSTPKPTQAPSTKTAKPAEKATPIPKKSEKSAKTPEPEVKPIPIREEIPADTTPPKKENLKIIRKEGPSEIPNPDIPEKAAPKKVVKKEVPSKNEL from the exons ATGGGCGTGATGGGAAGATTCTTGCGATATGCGGCCTTGCGGCTGTTTGAACTGACTGTGGCATTTTTACTAGTCGTTTATATGCCTGGTCTGCCGCCTGAAGGATCCTTCACCGCCactag CATTAAATCTCCTAAGCCATTAGAGGGGCCTTACACCTTAAACAATTACTTAAATAATGCGGACCATTTATACGAAGACAAAGTCCAAGGTCCTGAATGCTTTGCAGAATGGAATGGAGAATTGTATGCATCGATACATGGAGGAGAAGTTATCAAGTTGTTACCAAACGGAGAAGTGAAACATGTCGCTAAAATTGGACAGCCATGTG atGGTTACTGGCAAGAGCCAAAGTGTGGTCGTCCATTGGGTATTGAATTCGACAAATCAGGCGTTTTGTATGTATCCGATGCATATTATGGAATTTGGAAAATCGACATTATCAATGGTCAGAAACAACTATTAATTTCCCCTGATGTTGAAATCGAAGGCAAAAAACCTAGAATTTTTAATAGTTTGGCTTTGGCTATGAATGGAGATCTTTACTGGACCGATTCTTCATCAGATGTTAGTTTACAAGATGGAGTGTTTGGAATGCTTCTTGATGGCAGTGGAAG ATTATTCCATTATGATGCTGCAAAAAATAAGAGTAAAGTTCTTTTGGATGGATTGTGGTTTGCTAACGGAGTTGCGTTGTCCCCCAACGAAGACTTTGTTATTGTATCTGAAACAGCTCGTAGTCAAATCCGAAGATATTACCTCAAGGGAGAGAAGAAAGGTACCGATGATATATTCATCGATGAATTGCCAG gtGTTCCCGATAATCTGAAGGCGTGTCCAAAAACAATATTAGTACCACTAGTTGCCCCAAGGGATGACATGCATCCTGTTATATTCCAATCAATTGCACCGCATCCAATGCTCAGAAAGTTCTTGGCTCGGATTATTGCTCTCATAGAATTACCATTCAAAGCAGCTCAGAATGTCATGCCTCACTATATATTCGAACGAGTAATTCATTGG ATCGGCCATTTCGAATGTGTCCAAGCGTTAGTCCCTAAGCGGACTACAATCCTAAAATTAGACTGGTCTGGAAAAGTATTGGAAACTTGGCATAACATTGATGGGACACTCTCTGGAATTAGCGAAGCTTACGTATTCAATAATCAGTTGTATCTCGGTAGtccgtataataaatatgtcgGTAGAGTACCAGTGCCAGGCGTCAATATTGAAAACGTGAGGATGGAGATGCCTAAAGCTAAGCCTGCTACGAAACCTATAACTCAGAAACCGACTGAAGCACCAACAACTCAACCTCCCAAGACCACTCAACTACCAAAGACCACTCAAGCTCCCAAAACCACTCAAGCTCCCAAAACCACTCAAACTCCCAAAACCACGCAACCTCCAACACCTAAACCAGCTGAAGCTACCCCATCTACACCAAAGCCAACTCAAGCTCCTTCAACAAAGACAGCAAAACCTGCCGAAAAAGCAACTCCAATTccaaaaaaatctgaaaagtCTGCAAAGACTCCCGAGCCTGAAGTCAAACCGATTCCAATCCGAGAAGAGATTCCAGCAGATACTACACCGCCTAAGAAGGaaaatttaaagattataaGAAAGGAAGGACCATCAGAAATACCAAACCCAGATATCCCCGAAAAGGCAGCTCCTAAGAAGGTTGTTAAAAAAGAAGTCCCAAGTAAAAATGAGCTCTAG
- the LOC143910638 gene encoding uncharacterized protein LOC143910638 — MGSKNDKWDSNVIVKFFETFEHYPVLWDKNEKQNKDVRNAALERFRKHLERIDVPVPNVEYLKAKIKVLRNAYRCEVAKVRKSQEFSRRADDIYKPKLAWFNKAKFLYQNTTSLQTMRERKLPPSPSDCPESFTDIDDSNEDVDTLLPLIKCVQKYQCLYDCTLREYSLENEQNKAWEYVAQELDETTDDCKQRWQTLCDCLVRYLKNTSSEEPTIEFHLYESMKFIIPFLEIKKESVNQKDILTKPVQVKIEDGTHLSPKMVLLYNESNGKHQSEDSYSTRLDSEETNIEVKSELNIPNDVYDESNETDPINVEHEMYDSNSSNKNLMGSDNDASPNHQNFADDHSPRKKQKTQNETDLHFFKSILPDVAHFNLSQKRLFKQKILQAIDEITHNY; from the exons ATGGGATCAAAGAACGATAAATGGGATTCGAACGTTATCGTAAAGTTTTTTGAAACTTTCGAACACTATCCTGTGCTTTGGGATaagaatgaaaaacaaaataaagatgTAAGAAATGCAGCTTTGGAGAGGTTCCGAAAACATTTAGAAAGAATCGACGTCCCTGTACCGAATGTTGAATATCTAAAAGCAAAAATTAAAGTACTAAGAAATGCTTACAGATGTGAAGTTGCAAAAGTTCGCAAAAGTCAAGAATTCTCTCGGCGAGCTGACGATATTTACAAACCAAAACTTGCATGGTTCAACAAGGCAAAGTTTTTGTATCAAAATACTACATCCCTTCAG ACGATGAGAGAACGAAAACTACCGCCGTCTCCATCTGATTGCCCAGAATCATTCACAGACATTGACGATTCGAATGAAGACGTCGACACTCTACTGCCATTGATTAAATGCGTTCAAAAGTATCAATGTCTCTATGACTGTACTCTTCGCGAATATTCTCTAGAAAACGAACAAAACAAAGCGTGGGAATATGTAGCCCAAGAACTCGATGAAAcaa CTGACGATTGTAAACAAAGATGGCAAACCCTCTGTGACTGTTTAGtgcgatatttaaaaaatacttccAGTGAAGAACCGACTATAGAATTTCACCTGTACGAATCAATGAAGTTCATTATTCCGTTCTTAGAAATAAAAAAGGAATCAGTAAATCAGAAAGATATATTAACTAAACCAGTGCAGGTGAAGATTGAAGATGGAACGCATCTGTCTCCAAAGATGGTGCTGTTGTATAATGAAAGCAACGGTAAACATCAATCGGAAGATAGCTACAGTACAAGATTGGATTCTGAAGAAACAAACATTGAAGTGAAAAGTGAATTAAATATACCGAATGATGTATATGATGAGAGTAATGAAACAGATCCTATTAACGTTGAACACGAAATGTACGATTCTAATTCATCGAATAAGAATTTAATGGGAAGTGATAATGATGCTTCTCCAAATCATCAGAACTTTGCAGATGATCATTCGccaagaaaaaaacaaaagacaCAAAATGAAACCGATTTGCACTTTTTCAAGAGTATTTTGCCAGATGTTGCGCACTTTAATCTGTCACAGAAAAGATTGTTCAAACAGAAAATCCTTCAAGCCATAGACGAAATAACACACAATTATTAA
- the LOC143910203 gene encoding uncharacterized protein LOC143910203, whose amino-acid sequence MSSKQNDLMERITSYLEQNTRANQIGIYTVAGIGLAFAIHKVRPLSKFSRAADVPKHFIKNREPLRGRIVDCQPSIHGTRLLFDHKPLVRIPLWHSSKPPLPVQVWGTQLVGGNGMSWLQVVAVGKEATITPLACNKDALIGHVKIHWPVAPSPTLKVDNKKAKNKHIPMIEDIEVSEKLIELGMAKVSADIPPLPKNINYSWWTPWMKEQEGSASKGHSLQRAQDKAKSTRSGFWQDIIPPSRLDQAYTLLKPYIPKRTNKPTVNVAS is encoded by the exons ATGTCATCAAAACAAAACGACCTGATGGAGCGCATCACTTCTTACCTCGAGCAGAATACTAGAGCCAACCAG attGGCATTTACACAGTCGCCGGGATAGGACTAGCTTTTGCGATTCACAAAGTTCGACCT ttgagCAAGTTTTCTCGAGCCGCGGACGTTCCGAAACATTTTATCAAGAATCGAGAGCCTCTACGGGGACGCATTGTAGATTGTCAGCCGTCTATTCATGGAACTAGACTGTTATTCGATCACAAACCACTTGTGCGTATTCCACTATGGCACTCGAGTAAACCTCCACTACCTGTACAG GTATGGGGTACCCAACTAGTAGGAGGAAATGGTATGAGTTGGCTTCAAGTAGTAGCTGTGGGGAAAGAGGCGACTATTACACCGCTTGCATGCAACAAAGATGCATTAATAGGACATGTTAAAATTCATTGGCCTGTTGCTCCTTCGCCTACATTAAag GTCGATAATAAAAAAGCCAAAAACAAACACATACCAATGATTGAAGACATAGAGGTCAGCGAAAAATTGATCGAGTTGGGAATGGCAAAAGTGTCAGCTGACATTCCACCACTtcctaaaaatatcaattattctTGGTGGACGCCATGGATGAAAGAGCAAGAAGGTAGTGCTAGTAAAGGACACTCGCTTCAGAGAGCGCAAGATAAAGCGAAATCGACTCGCAGTGGATTTTGGCAAGACATTATACCACCTTCTCGTCTGGATCAAGCATACACCCTTTTAAAACCTTATATTCCGAAAAGAACCAACAAACCAACCGTAAATGTTGCATCATAG